The following nucleotide sequence is from Mesobacillus jeotgali.
AAATGGCAGGTCCGATTATTTTACTATATTTAGTCGCATGGATTGCATTCAGTATCATTGGTTATCTATATAAGATCGTTCCATTCCTGTGGTGGACTCATAAATACAGCAAGGAAATCGGCAAAAAGAAGGTACCTGCGTTGAAGGACATGATGGACGAGAAACTGGCACTGCCGCTTTTCATCTTGTTCACTGCCGGCACCATCCTTCTAATACTCTCATTCATCGTCAAGTTGATGCCGGTCTTTTACATTGGCCAGGGATTGATTGTTATCGGGTCTGTTCTATTCAGCTATATTATCGCCAAAGTAGTAACTATTTAAGGAGGAGTTAGAATGACTGAATTACTGGAAAAAATCAGGGAGAATTTAAAAACTGTAATCGACCCAGAATTGAATATTAATGTAGTAGATTTAGGTTTGATCTATGAAATAGAAGTTCCAGAACCCCGCACTGCTAGAATCTTAATGACACTTACAACTCCAGGCTGTCCACTTCATGACAGCATCGCCAGCGGCATTAGATATTGCGTACAAGGCATGGAGGAAATTGACCATGCAGACGTCCAATTGACGTGGGAGCCAGCCTGGACACCTGACCGGATGACCGAGGATGGAAAAAGACTGCTTCAGGGGTTTTAATCAGGGTATACATGAAAGTTTCATAACCAACCACAAAGTAAAACGCTTGGGCGCTCCAAGCGTTTCTTTGCATTGGCTTATTTAGGATTTGAAAGGCCAAATGACAATGCCTGACGGAAATTATTTTCTGCTTCCTGCAATTCAGCCAGCTGGAGTTCATCAGCCTGGAATTCATTACGCAATGCCTCTGTACTAGTTGAAAGAGCTTTTGAGATCCGCTGGAAGTCGATAAAAGAATAATTCATTGCCATCCCTCCGTTCATACGAAATACAGATTTAAATGTATTTTATGCCGTTCTCACCTTATTTATTCCTACAGGTTAGCCTTAGTGCTTTTTTAAAGGCTGTTTCATATTTCATTTTTTTAAATAACAAAGCCTCCTGATATACAGGAGGCTGCGTCTTATTTATCAACTCTTGGAGGGCGTTTGCCCCAATACTGATAGTAATCTGTTCGAATAAACCCATTGAACAGCTTACGCTTCTTTGTTGCTGGTTTTCCGTATACTTGTTCAAAGTCCTCATTGGATGTCAGGATGTAAATGGACCATGTGTCAAGCGGAGCAAATGCCTTGCCCATCTGGCTGTACATTTCTTCTACTGCTTTCTTTTCACCCAGTCGCTCCCCGTATGGCGGGTTGCCAACGATGACCCCATAGTCTTTTTTTGTAGTAAAGTCCTGGACACGCATTTGCTTGAAGGAAATCAAATCGCCCAGCCCCGCTTCAAAAGCATTCTCTTCAGCGATTTTTACCATGCGATGGTCGATGTCCATGCCGCTGATGTCCAAAGGCTGATCATATTTTGCAAGATCCTCTGATTCCAGCCTAACCTCTTCCCAAACAGAATCAGGAAGAATAGGCCAGCTCTCTGATACAAACTCTCTGTTAAAGCCTGGTGCAATATTTTGACCAATTAATGCTGCTTCAATCGGAATCGTTCCTGACCCGCAGAACGGATCGACGAAAGGCTTGTCCGGATTCCAATTGGTCAGCATGATCAGGGCAGCTGCAAGAGTCTCCTTCAATGGAGCTTCCCCCTGGCCAGACCTGTAACCGCGCTTATGCAGACCGCTTCCGCTGGTGTCGATTGTCAGTGTTACGACATCCTTCAGGAGGGCAACTTCTATTTTATATAACGGGCCG
It contains:
- a CDS encoding metal-sulfur cluster assembly factor produces the protein MTELLEKIRENLKTVIDPELNINVVDLGLIYEIEVPEPRTARILMTLTTPGCPLHDSIASGIRYCVQGMEEIDHADVQLTWEPAWTPDRMTEDGKRLLQGF
- a CDS encoding THUMP domain-containing class I SAM-dependent RNA methyltransferase, with translation MKNFDIIATSAMGLEAIVAKEVRDLGYECQVENGKITYKGDARAIARSNMWLRTADRIKIKIGEFKAYTFDELFEKTKALPWEEFLPENAEFPVSGKSVKSKLFSVSDCQAIVKKAIVERMRKSYKKTTWFEENGPLYKIEVALLKDVVTLTIDTSGSGLHKRGYRSGQGEAPLKETLAAALIMLTNWNPDKPFVDPFCGSGTIPIEAALIGQNIAPGFNREFVSESWPILPDSVWEEVRLESEDLAKYDQPLDISGMDIDHRMVKIAEENAFEAGLGDLISFKQMRVQDFTTKKDYGVIVGNPPYGERLGEKKAVEEMYSQMGKAFAPLDTWSIYILTSNEDFEQVYGKPATKKRKLFNGFIRTDYYQYWGKRPPRVDK